The sequence CAAGACTCCTCTGCAAAGAATGGGGGAGTGCACACTGGCATACCTGACTCCTCTGCAATCGTGGGCCAGGTGTTCCAATTGAAGGTTCCAACCGGGCCTGCCAATGCAAGCTGTAATGTCCACGTAAGTACACTGAAGATTCAACATAAAATTAAACACTCCATGTCGAAATTCATCCATTGTTGATCTTCTGTGGGAGATTTTGTGGAATTTACAAATTATTGCATGTAAACATCTTAATAAAGGTTCAATGTGTAGAAATTAGTGACATTTGAAGatgaagtttcatgttgcagctgaataaccctcacctcatcctcccgcatgaaacatgaaagagaacattTGGAAGCATCTAGTTGTATTAAAAACTCGAAagttttagtttgtccagtttggactgcTGTAAAAATATAGAGATGACAAccctcccgatgtaaatataaagtaattaaatataattggcccattttagggtaaagaaaacaacaattcatataaTTTAGATGATCAAATATCCGTGAAAACATCGctatgattattttatattaagttTCGGCCATTAGATCCCTAACACCTAcattttacacactgaacctttaatttcaATGAGATCACAATGAATCATTCAGTTAGTGTACAATACTGTACACAACACAGTACAAGGTCCATGGTTTACGTTTATACACTCTAAAATGTATTCCTCCTCGGATGTTAATGCTAAATAAAATGACTTAAAGCTGAGCCTAATTCTGTTACAGTAGTTTTAAGACAATTCTGTAcagaatttaatttgaatttaataaCGCTTTGTTTTGGCCTCAGCCACTGTATACTCAATTGTATCATAAAAGATATGGCCATTTTATGTGAACTCAAGTTCACTATTACATTactgttttgtcattttagaaATACATGATATACTGAATGTTTCCCTCCAGTCAGATTTGATCACTGTATCACTGCTGGTTGAAGCTGCCTGTGGTGCAATTTGTTCCAGTCAGACTTTTGAATGAGATGAGATTATTATTGGCCCAAGTGGTGATGGAGAATGATATCCTGTCATACAGTAATAACTCAAAATAAAGAGTGATGACTCACATAGTGGTTATTATGAATAGCAGCTcactctgcttcctgttcacaTTTGGCACAATTTCATCAACTGAATGgaactggggggggggttgaggttGTAGAGGTAGTGAAAGCTTTTTCTGCTTTTGCTCTACATATTTTTGAATGTTTAACATTCATCTGCGAGAATTTTATAGTTGCTGTTTAACAGCCAACTTGGTCAATATGAAACACTGAACTGAATACAGAATTATATCTTTGATCATGGAGTCACTTTAATTGTgcatcaaataaaaccaaacatctcCCAGTTTATACTTCAAAGATTTCCTTCTCtcataaatgataataaaacataaGCTCCTAGTCTGACTGAGTAAGCACTTTTCAGTCATTACTTGGGTCCTGGGAACTTTTTATGTTCATTTTCTGATATGATCATCACTTAAAGTTAGTAATGAGTTTTGCAGTTCAGTACTTACGTTTTATCTCAGAGGTTTCTCTATAATGTAAAATGGTATTGATGATATGGTTTTTCCCTCTTGTAGCTCACTGAAACGGGAAAGGAGACTTTACCCACCTGGTTATATTGGGACAAAGAAAGCTGCATCCTGAGAGGTTTGGCCCTGGAGCAGGATAAAGGTGTGTATCATATCTTGGTGTCTGGAGAGGAAATAACCGAGAAGACTGGCAGCCAAGTGTTCCCCAGTACAGTCTTCTCAGTTGAAGTCTACCCAGAAGAAAGGGCAGACACTGAACCGGCCCTGCTTACGCTACAGTCTGACATCAGTGGCCTCCAGCCTTTCACCTGTGGCTCTGAGGAACCtgtcactgtcctcactgtcatCTTGGATGCTGATTTGACAAAGATGGCTTCTGAACAGAGGGCCAACTTACTGCGCATCATGAGAAAATTCTCACACGTGCCCCTGGAGCACATGAGGGTGGTCCCTGTTGTTAACAACCGCTTATTTGACATGTCTGCTTTCATGGCTGGACCAGGGAATGCTAAGAAGGTGGTGGAGAATGGGGCTCTACTGTCATGGAAGCTTGGATGTGCCCTCGACCAGGGCAGCATCCCTGATATTAGCAGTGTCCAATCCTCAGCAAAAGATGGGACCATGTCAGCCAGGCTGGGATACCCAGTGGTAGGCTGGCACATTGTGAACAAAAAGCCCCATGGAGTGAAACGGGTCAGACGCCAATTGAACAATACTCCTACACCAGTGCCCTCCCTGCTTCCTCCAACTTCCCACCCAGAGCCCCCTATACGGGTTGTTCCCACCCCGACTTCGCCCTCTATTGCCCCAGCAACAGAATATTCGGCTCCGCCTGTCCGAGGCCCTTTGCCGCTTCCAGTGAAGCCTACAATGAGGCTCAGGGATCAGATTGCCCACACACCTGCTCTTGGCGTCCCCCAACCCACAAGAGTACTAGGAACTACAAGCTCCATCCCTATCCAGCCAACCATGACCAGGCCTACAATTGTAGAGGCCACTGCTGTGCCAACAACCCCAAGCACCACCAAAAAAACCAAACCCTCTTCCACAAGGAAACCCAAGAAAGTCAAAACTTCCACTCCAGGTCCCCCTACCACAGCTAAACCACGCAAAAccaccactcctcctcctttgcCACCAGACGTGAATCAAACCCCAGACATCCGTAATGCCATTGATCAGGTGAACGCATGGGTTGGTACCTACTTTGAGGTTAAGATTCCTCCAGATACCTTCTTTGACAAGGAGGATGGTACTACTGATAAGCTGCGTTTGACTTTGAAAAAGACCCCAAAAGAAGGAGTGAGCGAAACTTCTTGGATCCAATTCAACAGCACTATTCAGCTTTTGTATGGGCTTCCAGAAGAGCAGCACGAGGGGAAACATGAGTACTTTATGTTGGCTACTGATAAGGGTGGGAAGAGCATCATGGATGCATTTGAGGTTCAAGTCAACCGATGGTCCACGAATGACAAACCATCAGTTGTGTTTGCTGCTCGTTTTCATGGTGACCCCAAAACTTTAAGCAATGATGTTCAGAAGAAGATTCTGTTGGCTAAAAAGTTGGCCTATGCCCTTGGTGATCGCAATAGCAGCACCGTGACCCTGAGGAGCATCACAAAGGGCTCCATTGTGGTTGAATGGACCAATAACAGTCTGCAGCAGAGTCCTTGCCCAAAGGACCAGATTACAGTTTTGAGCAACAGGATCTCTGATCCCCAAGGTACACCTAAACTGGCCTTCGTCAAAGCCATGGAGCCCGACTTCA comes from Pleuronectes platessa chromosome 6, fPlePla1.1, whole genome shotgun sequence and encodes:
- the dag1 gene encoding dystroglycan is translated as MWPRQLFIDICWAAKSPVAMHVKRRDMGRGEAWRSGLPSCRTIPLVLGLLVTMAQSAVQEQRETVVEMIPFELEASMQSSVLAELQAASSYMVEGPPTAIQDSSAKNGGVHTGIPDSSAIVGQVFQLKVPTGPANASCNVHLTETGKETLPTWLYWDKESCILRGLALEQDKGVYHILVSGEEITEKTGSQVFPSTVFSVEVYPEERADTEPALLTLQSDISGLQPFTCGSEEPVTVLTVILDADLTKMASEQRANLLRIMRKFSHVPLEHMRVVPVVNNRLFDMSAFMAGPGNAKKVVENGALLSWKLGCALDQGSIPDISSVQSSAKDGTMSARLGYPVVGWHIVNKKPHGVKRVRRQLNNTPTPVPSLLPPTSHPEPPIRVVPTPTSPSIAPATEYSAPPVRGPLPLPVKPTMRLRDQIAHTPALGVPQPTRVLGTTSSIPIQPTMTRPTIVEATAVPTTPSTTKKTKPSSTRKPKKVKTSTPGPPTTAKPRKTTTPPPLPPDVNQTPDIRNAIDQVNAWVGTYFEVKIPPDTFFDKEDGTTDKLRLTLKKTPKEGVSETSWIQFNSTIQLLYGLPEEQHEGKHEYFMLATDKGGKSIMDAFEVQVNRWSTNDKPSVVFAARFHGDPKTLSNDVQKKILLAKKLAYALGDRNSSTVTLRSITKGSIVVEWTNNSLQQSPCPKDQITVLSNRISDPQGTPKLAFVKAMEPDFKPINISIRGSNKCHSYIFIPPGEVPMPVLPTASPSPGTGRRSSDDVYLHTVIPAVVVAALLLIAGIIAMVCYRKKRRGKMTIEEQATFIKKGVPIIFADELDDSKSPPSSSIPLILQEEKPPLPPPEYPNMAGPHCTLLNQDLLEEYSVYQDDDPNAPPYMPPPPFTVPIEGKGSRPKNMTSYRSPPPYVPP